In a genomic window of Drosophila takahashii strain IR98-3 E-12201 chromosome 3L, DtakHiC1v2, whole genome shotgun sequence:
- the AstC-R2 gene encoding somatostatin receptor type 2 produces MSHRQPPTADWKLAGSYSNRIEMKGGWFCHGGGGGGSGRMASMKGRHSTPAADRSSNNSKSRGKGSVHSGILLFVLTALTLTSLITPTEQLAVAPNGTIPQQLEPEPVESASLPSTAVDYYNRLVNGSLNGTMVAPNARPHLNHKHRPTHQNGSHYLDYEEDMDADCSYSYNFILKLITMILYALVCIIGLFGNTLVIYVVMRFSKMQTVTNIYILNLAIADECFLIGIPFLLYTMQVGNWSFGNYMCKAYMVSTSITSFTSSIFLLIMSADRYIAVCHPISSPRYRTPFVSKLVSAFAWMTSVLLMLPVILFASTVQSSNGNVSCNIEWPDTQNSHTDSTFILYSLVLGFATPLTFILVFYCLVIRKLHTVGPKHKSKEKKRSHRKVTKLVLTVISAYIFCWLPHWISQVALISSAPQRCASRLELAVFLACGCLSYSNSAMNPILYAFLSDNFKKSFMKACTCAARKDVNAQLQLENSFFPKFGKGRQSERLLGGGGKGNGQRGALAKKKALAAARNNNAPMATTTTTTTTTTAGTDAVTCLQLQPAVHQVPVEIQAGNPATVLVVNAETNNCKPPVLHTDL; encoded by the exons ATGTCCCATAGGCAGCCGCCGACCGCCGACTGGAAATTAGCAGGCAGTTACAGTAACCGAATCGAAATGAAGGGAGGGTGGTTCTGccacggaggaggaggaggaggatcggGCAGGATGGCCAGCATGAAGGGACGACACTCGACACCAGCTGCAgaccgcagcagcaacaacagcaagagCAGAGGCAAAGGCAGTGTCCACTCTGGCATTCTGTTATTTGTGCTGACAGCGCTGACACTAACGAGCTTAATAACGCCCACAGAGCAGCTGGCAGTGGCGCCGAATGGAACCATTCCGCAGCAACTGGAGCCGGAGCCCGTGGAATCCGCGTCGTTGCCATCCACGGCTGTCGACTACTACAACAGGCTGGTAAATGGCAGCCTCAATGGAACAATGGTGGCGCCCAATGCGCGACCCCACCTGAACCACAAACATCGACCGACGCACCAGAATGGCAGCCACTATCTGGACTACGAGGAGGACATGGACGCCGACTGCTCGTACAGCTACAACTTCATCCTGAAGCTCATCACGATGATCCTGTACGCCCTGGTCTGCATCATCGGGCTGTTCGGCAACACGCTGGTCATCTACGTGGTGATGCGCTTCTCCAAGATGCAGACGGTCACGAATATCTATATCCTGAACCTGGCCATCGCCGATGAGTGCTTCCTGATCGGCATCCCCTTCCTGCTGTACACCATGCAGGTGGGCAACTGGTCCTTCGGCAACTACATGTGCAAGGCCTACATGGTCAGTACCTCGATCACCTCCTTCACCTCGTCGATCTTCCTGCTGATTATGTCGGCGGACCGCTACATAGCCGTGTGCCACCCCATATCCTCGCCCCGCTACCGAACGCCCTTCGTCTCCAAGTTGGTCTCGGCCTTCGCCTGGATGACCTCTGTGCTGCTGATGCTCCCTGTGATCCTCTTTGCCAGCACTGTCCAGTCGAGCAATGGCAATGTGTCCTGCAACATCGAGTGGCCCGACACCCAGAACTCGCACACCGACTCCACCTTCATCCTGTACTCCCTGGTCCTGGGCTTCGCCACTCCGCTGACCTTCATCCTGGTTTTCTACTGCCTGGTGATCCGCAAACTTCACACTGTAGGACCCAAGCACAAGTCCAAGGAGAAGAAGCGGTCGCACAGGAAGGTCACCAAACTGGTGCTAACG GTGATTAGTGCGTACATATTCTGCTGGCTTCCACACTGGATTTCTcag GTGGCTCTGATCAGCTCGGCCCCGCAACGCTGTGCCTCTCGCCTGGAGCTGGCCGTCTTCCTGGCCTGCGGATGCCTCAGCTACTCGAACTCGGCCATGAACCCCATCCTGTACGCCTTCCTCAGCGACAACTTCAAGAAGAGCTTCATGAAGGCCTGCACCTGTGCGGCGCGCAAGGATGTGAATGCCCAGCTGCAGCTGGAGAACAGCTTCTTCCCCAAGTTCGGCAAGGGCAGGCAGTCGGAGCGGCTCCTCGGGGGCGGCGGAAAGGGGAACGGACAACGTGGGGCACTGGCCAAAAAGAAGGCTTTGGCGGCGGCGCGGAACAACAATGCTCCGATGGCCACCACAACGACCACGACAACGACCACCACGGCGGGCACGGATGCTGTGACCTGCCTCCAGCTCCAGCCGGCGGTTCACCAGGTGCCCGTCGAGATCCAGGCGGGCAATCCGGCCACCGTGCTGGTGGTGAACGCCGAGACCAACAACTGTAAGCCCCCCGTGCTGCACACAGACTTATAA